A stretch of the Conexibacter woesei Iso977N genome encodes the following:
- a CDS encoding FAD-dependent oxidoreductase, translating to MPSEGRTLPDPLRVVIAGGGVAALEALAALGAVVPCRVTPVLITKTINFRYRPLLLGEPFGHGAPRAYPLDGIAADHGAELIADDVVEVMPDMHAVRTAGDALVPYDVLIVATGARAYPAFQDGIAFDRETSPEDFDEALADLGAGLAPHVAIVVPDGVTWTLPAYQLALQIAAWGRSHHASASVVTLLTPERKPLEAFGETVSLEVADLLEAERIVVRTGVHPDVVTATALRAGGRWLGADRIVALPLLQGPRLLGLPHDAHGFLDTTNIPDVHVAGDAGCATAIKQGGLAAQQADAVVARIARRCGAPAPAHDPEPMVLRGILDTRSGPRFLRAALDDPDATSTFSPEPLWWPPTAVATRRLAPYLAGLEVTARV from the coding sequence ATGCCCAGCGAAGGCCGCACCCTCCCGGATCCGCTCCGCGTCGTGATCGCCGGCGGTGGGGTCGCCGCGCTGGAGGCGCTCGCCGCCCTGGGCGCGGTGGTCCCGTGCCGGGTCACGCCGGTTCTGATCACCAAGACCATCAACTTCCGCTACCGCCCGCTGCTGCTCGGCGAGCCGTTCGGCCACGGCGCGCCGCGCGCCTACCCGCTGGACGGGATCGCCGCCGACCACGGCGCGGAGCTGATCGCCGACGACGTCGTCGAGGTCATGCCCGACATGCACGCGGTCCGGACCGCGGGCGACGCGCTCGTGCCCTACGACGTCCTGATCGTCGCGACCGGCGCGCGCGCCTACCCGGCCTTCCAGGACGGCATCGCGTTCGATCGCGAGACCAGCCCGGAGGACTTCGACGAGGCGCTCGCCGACCTCGGCGCCGGGCTCGCGCCGCACGTCGCGATCGTCGTCCCCGACGGCGTGACCTGGACGCTGCCCGCCTACCAGCTGGCCCTGCAGATCGCGGCCTGGGGCCGCTCCCACCACGCGAGCGCCAGCGTCGTCACGCTGCTCACGCCCGAGCGCAAGCCGCTGGAGGCCTTCGGCGAGACCGTCTCGCTCGAGGTCGCCGACCTCCTGGAGGCCGAGCGCATCGTCGTCCGGACCGGCGTGCACCCGGACGTCGTGACCGCCACCGCGCTGCGCGCCGGCGGGCGCTGGCTCGGCGCCGACCGGATCGTCGCGCTGCCGCTCCTGCAGGGCCCGCGCCTGCTCGGCCTCCCGCACGACGCGCACGGCTTCCTCGACACCACCAACATCCCGGACGTGCACGTCGCGGGCGACGCCGGCTGTGCCACCGCGATCAAGCAGGGCGGCCTGGCCGCCCAGCAGGCCGACGCCGTCGTCGCGCGGATCGCCCGGCGCTGCGGCGCACCCGCGCCCGCGCACGACCCCGAGCCGATGGTCCTGCGCGGGATCCTCGACACGCGCTCCGGCCCGCGCTTCCTGCGCGCCGCGCTCGACGATCCCGACGCGACCTCGACGTTCTCGCCGGAGCCACTGTGGTGGCCGCCGACCGCGGTCGCGACCCGTCGCCTCGCGCCCTACCTGGCGGGCCTGGAGGTCACCGCCCGCGTGTGA
- a CDS encoding biotin transporter BioY, with translation MNYAVAHPSAGRRAVLTDAIPGAKARDAALVLAGAALTALLAQVAVHVPGSPVPVTGQTLAVGLVGATLGARRGGAALLLYVLAGLALPVYADGASGWSTVWGPTGGYLVGFVIAAWAIGAMAERGGDRKVVTAFAAFTAEQLIVFAFGLVGLKLATDQDWGWVVHNGFTIFILGGLIKAAVGAAVLPSAWRIVRSVRKDG, from the coding sequence ATGAACTACGCAGTTGCTCACCCGAGCGCGGGCCGTCGTGCCGTGCTCACCGACGCGATCCCGGGGGCCAAGGCCCGGGACGCCGCGCTGGTGCTCGCGGGCGCCGCGCTGACCGCGCTGCTCGCGCAGGTCGCCGTCCACGTGCCGGGGTCGCCGGTCCCGGTCACCGGTCAGACGCTGGCCGTCGGCCTCGTCGGCGCGACGCTCGGCGCCCGCCGCGGCGGTGCCGCGCTGCTGCTGTACGTCCTGGCCGGCCTCGCGCTGCCGGTCTACGCCGACGGCGCGTCCGGCTGGTCGACGGTCTGGGGCCCGACCGGCGGCTACCTCGTCGGCTTCGTGATCGCCGCCTGGGCGATCGGCGCGATGGCCGAGCGCGGCGGCGACCGCAAGGTCGTCACGGCGTTCGCGGCGTTCACCGCCGAGCAGCTGATCGTGTTCGCCTTCGGCCTCGTCGGCCTGAAGCTCGCGACCGACCAGGACTGGGGCTGGGTCGTGCACAACGGCTTCACGATCTTCATCCTCGGCGGCCTGATCAAGGCCGCGGTCGGCGCGGCGGTGCTGCCGTCGGCCTGGCGCATCGTGCGCTCCGTCCGCAAGGACGGCTAG
- a CDS encoding SigB/SigF/SigG family RNA polymerase sigma factor — protein sequence MTSTTIAPAALGDEALLRRYAETRDPVLREALVERYLPLARHAVGRFGRRQESFDDLLQVASVGLLKAIDRFDPSNGAAFSSYALPTMLGEVRRHFRDHSWTVRPPRDLQEQALAVSRTADRLTAQHGTPPSVGEIAAAIGLTEEDVLEARMALDGRSYTSLTPVGIDDDGQDRDRAAERRLAVTDDGYARAEDRRFLGDLTRRLPPRDREIVRLRFAEDLTQAEIGQRVGLSQMHVSRILRDALAAMRAAAAEGPQP from the coding sequence GTGACCAGCACGACGATCGCCCCGGCCGCCCTCGGCGACGAGGCGCTGCTGCGCCGGTACGCCGAGACGCGCGACCCCGTGCTGCGCGAGGCGCTCGTCGAGCGGTATCTCCCGCTGGCCCGCCACGCGGTCGGGCGCTTCGGCCGCCGCCAGGAGTCGTTCGACGACCTCCTGCAGGTCGCGTCCGTCGGGCTGTTGAAGGCGATCGACCGCTTCGATCCGTCGAACGGCGCCGCGTTCTCCAGCTACGCGCTGCCGACGATGCTCGGCGAGGTCCGCCGCCACTTCCGCGACCACAGCTGGACGGTCCGCCCGCCGCGCGACCTCCAGGAGCAGGCGCTGGCCGTCAGCCGCACCGCCGATCGGCTCACCGCCCAGCACGGCACGCCGCCGTCGGTCGGCGAGATCGCCGCGGCGATCGGCCTGACCGAGGAGGACGTCCTGGAGGCGCGCATGGCGCTCGACGGCCGCTCCTACACGTCGCTGACGCCGGTCGGGATCGACGACGACGGCCAGGACCGTGACCGCGCGGCGGAGCGCCGCCTGGCGGTCACCGACGACGGCTACGCGCGCGCCGAGGACCGGCGCTTCCTCGGCGACCTGACGCGCCGGCTGCCGCCGCGCGACCGCGAGATCGTCCGGCTGCGGTTCGCCGAGGACCTCACGCAGGCCGAGATCGGCCAGCGCGTCGGGCTGTCGCAGATGCACGTCTCGCGCATCCTGCGCGACGCGCTGGCGGCGATGCGCGCCGCAGCCGCCGAGGGCCCGCAGCCCTAG
- a CDS encoding helix-turn-helix domain-containing protein translates to MTRHSSETLDLDEYAAAILTTLGIQVRELRNEHGWTQRELAERAGVHVNVIGSIERGRSAMRISTLVEICRALQTTCDGLIGETERRVKAQGLPRVRPDA, encoded by the coding sequence GTGACACGCCACTCGTCAGAGACGCTCGACCTCGACGAATACGCAGCAGCGATCCTCACGACCCTCGGGATCCAGGTGCGTGAGCTGCGCAACGAGCACGGCTGGACGCAGCGGGAGCTCGCCGAGCGGGCGGGCGTGCACGTCAACGTCATCGGCTCGATCGAGCGTGGGCGCAGCGCGATGCGGATCAGCACGCTGGTGGAGATCTGCCGGGCGCTGCAGACGACGTGCGACGGGCTGATCGGCGAGACCGAGCGGCGTGTGAAGGCCCAGGGGCTGCCGCGCGTCAGGCCCGACGCCTAG
- a CDS encoding oxidoreductase, with amino-acid sequence MTSSSTPRTWFVTGSSRGLGRAIAQAAIDRGDNVVATARNPQDLAGLVAQAPDRVRAIALDVTDPEAANLSLKAAVAAFGRIDVVVNNAGYANSAPIEEMDPDDFRAQVDANFYGVVNVTRAALPVLREQRSGTFVQVSSVGGRVGGTPGMGAYQAAKFAVEGFSEVLAAEVAPFGVDVVIVEPGAFRTDWQGASMERAPVGADYEASVGAVHAMRDATDGTQPGDPERAAEIIAEVVGDPDPPRRLLLGAAAVDQARAAGEARAAELERWAGTSASADYATVA; translated from the coding sequence ATGACCTCCTCCTCCACTCCCCGCACCTGGTTCGTCACCGGCAGCTCGCGCGGCCTCGGCCGCGCGATCGCCCAGGCGGCCATCGACCGTGGCGACAACGTCGTCGCCACGGCCCGCAACCCGCAGGATCTCGCCGGCCTCGTCGCGCAGGCGCCGGACCGCGTCCGCGCCATCGCGCTGGACGTCACCGACCCGGAGGCCGCGAACCTCAGCCTAAAGGCGGCCGTCGCCGCGTTCGGCCGGATCGACGTCGTCGTCAACAACGCCGGCTACGCCAACTCCGCCCCGATCGAGGAGATGGACCCGGACGACTTCCGCGCGCAGGTCGACGCCAACTTCTACGGCGTCGTCAACGTGACGCGCGCGGCGCTGCCGGTCCTGCGCGAGCAGCGCTCCGGCACGTTCGTGCAGGTCTCGTCGGTCGGCGGCCGCGTCGGCGGGACGCCCGGCATGGGCGCCTACCAGGCGGCGAAGTTCGCGGTCGAGGGCTTCTCCGAGGTCCTCGCCGCCGAGGTCGCGCCGTTCGGCGTCGACGTCGTGATCGTCGAGCCGGGCGCGTTCCGGACCGACTGGCAGGGCGCCTCGATGGAGCGCGCGCCGGTCGGCGCCGACTACGAGGCCAGCGTCGGCGCCGTGCACGCGATGCGCGACGCGACCGACGGCACCCAGCCCGGCGACCCCGAGCGCGCGGCGGAGATCATCGCCGAGGTGGTCGGCGACCCCGACCCGCCGCGGCGCCTGCTGCTCGGCGCCGCCGCCGTCGACCAGGCCCGCGCGGCCGGCGAGGCGCGCGCCGCCGAGCTCGAGCGCTGGGCGGGCACGAGCGCGTCGGCCGACTACGCGACGGTGGCGTGA
- a CDS encoding LysE family translocator yields MASLWSFLLAALVLVALPGPATTLVMKNALTRGPRSALVTSAGVFSADLVWMAASVVGLTAVLVASAPAFTAIRLIGAAYLVFIGVRLLLARGAFGEEPAAGESRAAVVPVPARRAFREGLLCDLSNPKTLLVFTSVIPQFLGHDASPLDLAAFGLVFATAGLASLVAYTIIFSRARRATRHPRVRTTLLRLGGAILIAFGIRVAVESP; encoded by the coding sequence GTGGCCTCGCTCTGGTCGTTCCTGCTCGCCGCGCTCGTCCTCGTCGCCCTGCCCGGGCCCGCGACGACGCTGGTGATGAAGAACGCGCTGACGCGCGGCCCGCGCAGCGCGCTGGTCACCAGCGCGGGCGTGTTCAGCGCCGACCTGGTGTGGATGGCCGCGAGCGTCGTGGGGCTGACCGCGGTGCTGGTCGCCTCGGCGCCCGCGTTCACCGCGATCCGCCTGATCGGCGCGGCGTACCTGGTGTTCATCGGCGTCCGGCTGCTGCTCGCGCGCGGCGCGTTCGGCGAGGAGCCGGCGGCGGGCGAGTCTCGCGCCGCGGTCGTCCCCGTCCCCGCCCGCCGTGCGTTCCGCGAGGGGTTGCTCTGCGACCTCTCCAACCCCAAGACGCTGCTGGTCTTCACGAGCGTGATCCCGCAGTTCCTCGGCCACGACGCGAGCCCGCTGGACCTCGCGGCCTTCGGCCTCGTCTTCGCGACCGCGGGCCTCGCCTCGCTCGTCGCCTACACCATCATCTTCTCCCGCGCGCGCCGCGCGACCCGCCACCCGCGCGTGAGGACCACGCTCCTGCGCCTCGGCGGCGCGATCCTGATCGCCTTCGGGATCCGGGTGGCGGTCGAGTCCCCGTAG
- a CDS encoding VOC family protein yields MSTPANIPLKLEAVMLGVSDVDRTKAFYEGLGWRLDADFDLDDHTRIVQFTPPQSPASIHFGTNVQTRMTPGSQESLVLVVDDIEAAVAELRERGADVTDVWHGRGFGAEGHEPGRDPDGSSYGSFAAFEDPDGNRYMLQEIKQRIPGREW; encoded by the coding sequence ATGAGCACCCCTGCCAACATCCCGTTGAAGCTCGAGGCCGTCATGCTCGGCGTCAGCGACGTCGACCGCACGAAGGCGTTCTACGAAGGCCTCGGCTGGCGCCTCGACGCCGACTTCGACCTCGACGACCACACCCGCATCGTCCAGTTCACGCCGCCGCAGTCGCCGGCGTCGATCCACTTCGGCACCAACGTCCAGACGCGCATGACCCCCGGCTCGCAGGAGTCGCTGGTGCTCGTCGTCGACGACATCGAGGCCGCCGTCGCCGAGCTGCGCGAGCGCGGCGCGGACGTCACCGACGTCTGGCACGGCCGCGGCTTCGGCGCCGAGGGCCACGAGCCCGGCCGCGATCCCGACGGCAGCTCCTACGGCTCCTTCGCCGCCTTCGAGGACCCGGACGGCAACCGCTACATGTTGCAGGAGATCAAGCAGCGCATCCCCGGGCGCGAGTGGTAA
- a CDS encoding iron-siderophore ABC transporter substrate-binding protein, translated as MASRSTRRQLLISAAGAAALTAVGCGSSNDDKNSGTTAGAAGAAGGQYPLKVTDAFGTVAIDSAPKRIVTYGYTDADPMLALGAVPVGLLQWIPQWKRGVGVWAEPALKGATPELYAGSEIDFEGVAKSRPDLILAVTYSFRKSDYEKLSKIAPVVTTPAGYPDWGTPWQVATKQLGAALGRPEQAKQLVADAEAEFTRAKSDHPHFAGKDVLIVAPDTNGKMAVFAPTDTRGRFATSLGFSQPAAIEKLTGRSFYADISEERYDLLDVDALLVMTDDAKAGAALERSPQFQALKVVKEGRAIVTNDLELNMAISSSTVLSIPYALDRVVPQLDAALTKV; from the coding sequence ATGGCTTCACGTTCGACCCGCCGCCAGCTGCTGATCTCCGCTGCCGGCGCCGCCGCCCTGACCGCCGTCGGGTGCGGCTCCAGCAACGACGACAAGAACTCCGGGACGACCGCGGGCGCCGCCGGCGCCGCGGGCGGGCAGTACCCGCTGAAGGTCACCGACGCGTTCGGCACGGTCGCGATCGACAGCGCGCCCAAGCGCATCGTGACCTACGGCTACACCGACGCCGACCCGATGCTCGCACTCGGCGCGGTCCCGGTCGGGCTGCTGCAGTGGATCCCGCAGTGGAAGCGCGGCGTCGGCGTCTGGGCCGAGCCCGCGCTGAAGGGCGCGACGCCGGAGCTCTACGCGGGCAGCGAGATCGACTTCGAGGGCGTCGCGAAGTCGCGCCCGGACCTGATCCTGGCCGTGACCTACTCCTTCAGGAAGAGCGACTACGAGAAGCTCTCGAAGATCGCGCCGGTCGTCACCACGCCCGCCGGCTACCCGGACTGGGGCACGCCGTGGCAGGTCGCGACCAAGCAGCTCGGCGCAGCGCTCGGCAGGCCCGAGCAGGCCAAGCAGCTCGTCGCCGACGCCGAGGCCGAGTTCACCAGGGCCAAGAGCGACCACCCGCACTTCGCGGGCAAGGACGTGTTGATCGTCGCGCCGGACACCAACGGCAAGATGGCGGTGTTCGCGCCGACCGACACCCGCGGGCGCTTCGCGACCTCGCTCGGCTTCTCGCAGCCCGCCGCGATCGAGAAGCTCACCGGCAGGAGCTTCTACGCCGACATCTCCGAGGAGCGCTACGACCTGCTCGACGTCGACGCGCTGCTCGTCATGACCGACGACGCCAAGGCCGGCGCGGCGCTGGAGAGGTCGCCGCAGTTCCAGGCGTTGAAGGTCGTCAAGGAGGGGCGCGCGATCGTCACCAACGACCTCGAGCTCAACATGGCGATCTCGTCCTCGACGGTGCTGAGCATCCCGTACGCCTTGGACAGGGTCGTCCCGCAGCTGGACGCCGCGCTGACCAAGGTGTAG
- a CDS encoding phospholipase C translates to MTGRLRLSPRVLTAAALSTLAAALVGWLTLAHGSSPAVDSTTQIKHVVVIFDENESFDHYFGTYPNAENRAGEHPFTARGGTPSVDGLTPALLTANPNRYDPARLPPSRALTCDANHAYSPEQAAFNNGAMDKFVENTGGACSVPGGNLVMDYFDGNTVTGLWNLAQNFSMSDNYFGSSFGPSTPGALNLIAGSTHGASPAIGNSIVDGTMIADPDPALDDCANGSATMSGRNVGDLLNDRGVTWGWFQGGFRPTSRSSAGVASCGSAHRNIGGASVADYSAHHEPFMYYASTANQHHLPPTSVANIGHSDQANHQYDLADFDNAVRADNLPQVSFLKAAAFEDGHPGYSDPLDEQNWIARVVNEVEQSPDWASTAIVITYDDSDGWYDHVNAVSKGSNLSDGSDQAICRGAAGAGDPDYAGRCGPGPRLPLLVVSPWAKTNDVESAQLEQASVTRFIEDNWNLGRLSSLNNPSFDARAAPAGLNALFDFAGGTRAPKVYLDPATGQVVSTPPSAVTSPNGADVPATTTTTTTTTTGTTPPPGTTTTTATTPAPPATTPARPGTPSRSSARLGVRPASYRARRSGKKLTLTFTYKGVTASKGRLTVSAKAMLNRRTVATAATKTIRSGRAALILRARKAIKKGRYTFTLRFRQGRLTATITTKAITIR, encoded by the coding sequence GTGACCGGTCGCCTTCGCCTCTCGCCGCGCGTGTTGACCGCGGCGGCCCTGTCGACGCTCGCCGCCGCGTTGGTGGGCTGGCTGACGCTCGCGCACGGGTCCTCGCCCGCGGTGGACTCGACGACGCAGATCAAGCACGTGGTCGTGATCTTCGACGAGAACGAGTCGTTCGACCACTACTTCGGGACCTACCCGAACGCGGAGAACAGGGCAGGCGAGCATCCGTTCACCGCCAGGGGCGGGACGCCGTCGGTCGACGGCCTCACCCCGGCGCTGCTCACCGCCAACCCGAACAGGTACGACCCGGCGCGGCTCCCGCCCTCCAGGGCCCTGACGTGCGACGCGAACCACGCCTACTCGCCCGAGCAGGCCGCGTTCAACAACGGCGCGATGGACAAGTTCGTGGAGAACACCGGCGGCGCGTGCAGCGTCCCGGGCGGCAACCTGGTGATGGACTACTTCGACGGCAACACCGTCACCGGGCTGTGGAACCTCGCCCAGAACTTCTCGATGAGCGACAACTACTTCGGGTCGAGCTTCGGGCCGTCGACGCCGGGCGCGCTGAACCTGATCGCCGGCAGCACCCACGGCGCCAGCCCGGCCATCGGCAACTCGATCGTCGACGGCACGATGATCGCCGACCCCGACCCGGCGCTCGACGACTGCGCCAACGGGTCGGCGACGATGAGCGGCAGGAACGTCGGCGACCTGCTCAACGACAGGGGCGTGACGTGGGGCTGGTTCCAGGGCGGCTTCCGGCCGACCTCGCGCAGCAGCGCCGGCGTCGCCTCGTGCGGCTCAGCGCACAGGAACATCGGCGGCGCGAGCGTCGCGGACTACTCGGCCCATCACGAGCCGTTCATGTACTACGCCTCGACCGCCAACCAGCACCACCTGCCGCCGACGTCGGTCGCGAACATCGGCCACAGCGACCAGGCCAACCACCAGTACGACCTGGCCGACTTCGACAACGCGGTCAGGGCGGACAACCTGCCTCAGGTCTCGTTCCTGAAGGCCGCGGCGTTCGAGGACGGGCACCCGGGCTACAGCGACCCGCTGGACGAGCAGAACTGGATCGCGCGCGTCGTCAACGAGGTCGAGCAGTCGCCGGACTGGGCGTCGACCGCGATCGTCATCACCTACGACGACTCCGACGGCTGGTACGACCACGTCAACGCCGTCTCCAAGGGCTCCAACCTCTCCGACGGCAGCGACCAGGCGATCTGCAGGGGCGCGGCCGGCGCAGGCGACCCGGACTACGCGGGCCGCTGCGGTCCCGGTCCGCGGCTGCCGTTGTTGGTGGTGTCGCCGTGGGCGAAGACCAACGACGTCGAGTCCGCGCAGCTCGAGCAGGCGTCGGTCACCCGGTTCATCGAGGACAACTGGAACCTCGGGCGTCTCAGCAGCCTGAACAACCCGTCCTTCGACGCGCGCGCGGCGCCGGCCGGGCTCAACGCGCTGTTCGACTTCGCGGGCGGGACCCGCGCGCCGAAGGTCTACCTCGACCCGGCGACCGGCCAGGTCGTGAGCACGCCGCCGTCGGCGGTGACGTCGCCCAACGGCGCCGACGTCCCGGCGACGACAACGACCACGACGACCACGACGACCGGGACGACGCCGCCGCCCGGGACGACGACGACCACCGCGACGACGCCGGCGCCGCCGGCCACGACCCCGGCGAGGCCCGGCACGCCGTCGAGGTCGTCCGCGAGGCTCGGCGTCAGGCCGGCGTCCTACAGGGCCAGGCGCTCCGGCAAGAAGCTGACGCTCACCTTCACCTACAAGGGCGTGACCGCGTCCAAGGGCAGGCTCACGGTCTCGGCCAAGGCCATGCTCAACAGGAGGACTGTCGCCACCGCGGCGACCAAGACCATCAGGTCGGGCAGGGCCGCGCTGATCCTCAGGGCCAGGAAGGCCATCAAGAAGGGCAGGTACACCTTCACCTTGAGGTTCAGGCAGGGCAGGCTGACGGCAACGATCACCACCAAGGCCATCACCATCAGGTAG
- a CDS encoding nitroreductase family protein has product MTTFDTEQTDLLLSTTRAVRKRLDLDRPVEPEVLLECLELAHQAPIGGNVEVRKWVVVTEPGLKKALADMYREHALPYLEAKQAAGTDDVVQERVGDSALFLAHNLERVPVLVIACLTSPIDLSLNASAAPTYGSVMPGVWSFQLALRSRGLGSAWTTLHLGSENAAAELLGIPAGVTQAALLPVAYTKGTDFRPARREAIRDQVSWNRWGETTPPA; this is encoded by the coding sequence ATGACGACCTTCGACACGGAACAGACCGACCTGCTGCTGTCGACCACGCGCGCGGTCCGCAAGCGGCTCGACCTCGACCGCCCGGTCGAGCCCGAGGTGCTGCTGGAGTGCCTCGAGCTCGCCCACCAGGCGCCGATCGGCGGCAACGTCGAGGTCCGCAAGTGGGTCGTCGTCACCGAGCCGGGCCTCAAGAAGGCGCTCGCCGACATGTACCGCGAGCACGCGCTGCCCTACCTCGAGGCCAAGCAGGCGGCGGGCACCGACGATGTTGTCCAAGAACGCGTCGGCGACAGCGCGCTGTTCCTGGCCCACAACCTGGAGCGCGTCCCGGTCCTCGTGATCGCGTGCCTGACGTCGCCGATCGACCTGTCGCTCAACGCCAGCGCGGCCCCGACCTACGGCTCGGTCATGCCGGGCGTCTGGAGCTTCCAGCTCGCGCTGCGCTCGCGCGGCCTGGGCTCGGCGTGGACGACGCTGCACCTCGGCTCCGAGAACGCGGCCGCCGAGCTGCTCGGGATCCCGGCCGGCGTCACGCAGGCCGCGCTGCTGCCGGTCGCCTACACGAAGGGCACCGACTTCAGGCCCGCGCGGCGCGAGGCGATCCGCGATCAGGTCTCCTGGAACCGCTGGGGCGAGACGACGCCGCCCGCCTGA
- a CDS encoding SDR family NAD(P)-dependent oxidoreductase, with amino-acid sequence MTNTTWLITGASYGLGRAIAEEVLEHGDNAVLAARTVPALEELAARYPDTALPVALDVTDGPQRRAAVAAALGRFGAIDVLVNNAAVDFIGAIEEQDEADYRMTFEVNLFGAIELMRLVLPGMRARRSGTIVNVSSMDGIASLPANGYYSASKFALEGLTEALWQEVEPIGLRALLVEAGSLRTGIEQRTRASGTPIADYAETAGAFREAVGNVAPENFPGDPARVAAAIREVVGSDERRHWVILGSDAHRRIGVKLGLLRAEYDAGRELALSTDYPEQAAAPVL; translated from the coding sequence ATGACCAACACCACGTGGTTGATCACGGGCGCGTCGTACGGCCTCGGCCGCGCGATCGCCGAGGAAGTGCTGGAACATGGTGACAACGCGGTCCTCGCGGCGCGCACGGTCCCGGCGCTCGAGGAGCTTGCCGCCCGCTACCCGGACACCGCGCTGCCCGTCGCGCTGGACGTGACCGACGGCCCGCAGCGGCGCGCCGCGGTCGCGGCGGCGCTGGGGCGCTTCGGCGCGATCGACGTCCTCGTCAACAACGCGGCGGTGGACTTCATCGGCGCGATCGAGGAGCAGGACGAGGCCGACTACCGGATGACCTTCGAGGTCAACCTGTTCGGCGCGATCGAGTTGATGCGGTTGGTCCTGCCCGGCATGCGCGCCCGGCGCAGCGGGACGATCGTCAACGTGTCGTCGATGGACGGCATCGCGAGCCTGCCGGCCAACGGCTACTACTCGGCCAGCAAGTTCGCCCTCGAGGGGCTGACCGAGGCGCTGTGGCAGGAGGTCGAGCCGATCGGCCTGCGGGCGTTGCTGGTCGAGGCCGGGTCGCTGCGCACCGGGATCGAGCAGCGCACCCGGGCGTCGGGCACGCCGATCGCCGACTACGCGGAGACCGCGGGCGCGTTCCGGGAGGCGGTCGGCAACGTCGCGCCCGAGAACTTCCCGGGCGACCCGGCGCGGGTGGCGGCGGCGATCCGGGAGGTCGTCGGCAGCGACGAGCGCCGCCACTGGGTGATCCTCGGCAGCGACGCGCACCGGCGCATCGGCGTCAAGCTCGGCCTGCTGCGCGCCGAGTACGACGCCGGCCGTGAGCTGGCGCTCTCGACCGACTACCCGGAGCAGGCGGCCGCGCCGGTGCTCTGA